In Amphiura filiformis chromosome 2, Afil_fr2py, whole genome shotgun sequence, one DNA window encodes the following:
- the LOC140146289 gene encoding neuromedin-U receptor 2-like — protein MNASNNLQNCVDIFNFTLVEDAESALDRFLWNGVDELLTKVILPVVVCVGVLGNLAFLFTVARISRMRTAINYYLINLAVADIMFLLITMSGQIDLYTRSQFRGSVPYISVVGCWSNVFIVFLSYFASVILVTIVSLERYYSICKPIQHRLLHGKKYTRKLIVAAWIVAAVLAILCIPRFGKLIQECLIWPNEEQYQHVSTKYYKCFMVNFGLGLFGEIIQLTPFCFALIISSIAYYKLIVTLSKKRLAASEDQAVKNLQVRNQVARIIVIIGVVFFVCQCPSRVINLDKFIRIVTGTHDPSYGIIFVFSFGLLLINSAINPFAYGFGSRLYREAFYEAFGISKSKICLKKKRQYSLSDGSSRTNRPTQRPSRYQSTSVPPESTN, from the coding sequence ATGAACGCATCCAATAATTTGCAAAACTGCGTTGACATTTTTAACTTCACTTTGGTAGAAGACGCAGAATCGGCCCTCGACCGATTTCTTTGGAATGGCGTCGATGAACTACTTACTAAAGTTATTCTGCCAGTTGTTGTATGTGTTGGTGTTTTAGGCAATCTGGCATTTCTTTTTACGGTAGCCCGTATCAGTCGAATGCGCACCGCAATTAATTATTACCTCATCAATCTGGCAGTTGCCGATATAATGTTTCTTCTTATAACCATGAGCGGACAAATTGACTTATATACACGGTCACAATTCCGGGGGAGCGTACCCTACATATCTGTAGTGGGTTGTTGGAGCAACGTGTTTATCGTATTCCTCAGCTACTTTGCATCTGTAATTCTCGTTACCATAGTATCACTTGAGCGTTATTATAGCATTTGTAaaccaattcaacatcgattacTTCATGGGAAAAAATACACTCGCAAGTTGATTGTTGCAGCTTGGATCGTTGCTGCTGTTTTAGCCATCCTTTGCATTCCCCGGTTTGGCAAATTGATACAAGAGTGTCTAATTTGGCCGAATGAAGAGCAATACCAACATGTATCGACAAAATACTACAAATGCTTTATGGTTAATTTCGGACTTGGACTCTTTGGTGAAATAATACAGTTAACTCCATTTTGTTTCGCGCTCATCATCAGTTCTATAGCCTACTACAAACTTATTGTCACACTGAGCAAGAAAAGATTAGCAGCGTCTGAAGATCAAGCAGTAAAGAACTTACAAGTAAGAAATCAAGTGGCACGTATCATTGTCATCATCGGTGTGGTATTCTTTGTCTGTCAGTGTCCATCTCGAGTCATAAATCTGGACAAGTTTATACGTATCGTAACGGGCACTCATGATCCAAGCTACGGTATCATTTTTGTGTTTAGTTTTGGTCTATTATTGATCAACTCTGCCATAAATCCATTCGCATATGGATTCGGGAGTCGTCTTTACAGAGAAGCTTTCTATGAAGCATTTGGTATCTCTAAATCTAAAATTTGTCTGAAGAAGAAGAGGCAGTATAGTCTTTCAGATGGCTCATCTCGtaccaataggcctacacaaagaCCCAGCAGGTACCAGAGTACTTCTGTTCCTCCTGAATcaacaaattga